Proteins found in one bacterium genomic segment:
- a CDS encoding branched-chain amino acid ABC transporter permease — protein sequence MEWLNPYHLQVASFMLINAILGVSIYVTLSTGQLSLGNAGFMSIGAYTAALLSTQHHVPIPVGILAGSLLAGVSGILVGIPALRLSGVYLAIATLGFGEVLRAVLINWDSLTGGAVGVAAVPQMGRVILAWAGDRGFSPRSLGLQNNQFISLTVFLVLLLGTVLTVVFFLRLSRSRVGRAYAAIRLDESAASAAGIPITYYKVLAFSQGALLSGFAGALFAHSTSYVSPGDFTYHRAVEILVFAVFGGSEHIFGPVFGAAFLTVVPEALRSISDYRYILYGLLLVLVVIYRPQGVIDPALLRRLRRSGRETPA from the coding sequence ATGGAGTGGCTGAACCCGTACCACCTGCAGGTGGCGTCGTTCATGCTGATCAACGCCATCCTCGGCGTGAGCATCTACGTCACCCTTTCCACCGGGCAGCTCTCGCTGGGAAACGCCGGGTTCATGAGCATCGGGGCGTACACCGCCGCCCTTCTCTCCACGCAGCACCATGTCCCGATCCCCGTGGGGATCCTCGCCGGAAGCCTCCTCGCGGGAGTGTCGGGGATCCTGGTCGGCATCCCGGCCCTGCGGCTTTCCGGCGTCTACCTCGCCATCGCCACGCTCGGGTTCGGCGAGGTTCTCCGGGCCGTCCTCATCAACTGGGACTCGCTGACCGGCGGCGCGGTGGGGGTCGCGGCGGTCCCGCAGATGGGGCGCGTGATCCTCGCCTGGGCGGGCGACAGGGGGTTCTCCCCCCGATCGCTGGGGTTGCAGAACAACCAGTTCATCAGCCTGACGGTGTTCCTGGTCCTCCTCCTCGGCACAGTCCTGACGGTCGTTTTCTTCCTGCGCCTCTCCCGCTCCCGCGTCGGCCGCGCATACGCCGCGATCCGGCTGGACGAAAGCGCGGCCTCGGCGGCGGGGATCCCCATCACGTACTACAAGGTGCTGGCCTTCTCCCAGGGAGCGTTGCTTTCCGGGTTCGCCGGTGCGCTGTTCGCGCATTCGACGTCGTACGTGAGCCCGGGGGACTTCACGTATCACCGTGCGGTGGAAATCCTCGTCTTCGCTGTCTTCGGCGGGAGCGAGCACATCTTCGGCCCCGTCTTCGGCGCCGCCTTCCTCACCGTCGTGCCGGAAGCGCTCCGCTCGATCAGCGACTACCGGTACATCCTCTACGGGCTCCTGCTCGTGCTTGTGGTGATCTATCGCCCGCAGGGGGTGATCGACCCCGCTCTGCTTCGACGGCTCCGCCGATCCGGCAGGGAGACGCCGGCGTGA